Within the uncultured Bacteroides sp. genome, the region ACAATAGCTGTGATTGCGGGAGTGGTATCTTTTAAGAATACTCCTGTTGATGCTTTCCCTGATGTATCAAATACGAAGGTGACCATTATAACTCAATGGCCGGGAAGAAGTGCCGAGGAAGTTGAGAAATTTATTACCATTCCTCTGGAAATATCCATGAATTCAGTCCAGAAGAAGACTGATATTCGTAGTACCACGCTGTTTGGCTTGTCAGTAATCAATGTGATGTTTGACGATCATGTAGATGATAATTTTGCCCGTCAGCAAGTTTTCAATCTTATTGGCGATGCCGATCTTCCCGATGGCGTAAAACCCAATGTTCAGCCTATCTCCGGCCCAACAGGAGAGATCTTCCGATATACTCTTCGCAGCAAAACCCGGGATGCCAGAGAGTTGAAGACTATTCAGGACTGGGTTATTGAGCGCAACATACGCTCTGTGCCCGGTGTTGCAGATATTGTTAGTTTTGGCGGGGAAGTAAAGACCTTCGAGGTCAGTGTAAATCCCAATCAGCTTAGAAACTATGGCATTACTTCTCTTGAACTGTATAATGCCATTGCCAAAAGTAATATAAATGTTGGCGGTGATGTTATTACCAAGAGTTCACAGGCCTATGTGGTTCGTGGAATAGGCCTTATAAATAATCTGGATGAGATAAGGAACATTGTTGTCAAGAATGTAAAAGGTACCCCAATCCTTGTAAGACACTTGGCCGACGTTCATGAATCATATTTGCCACGTTTAGGACAGGTTGGTCGTCTGGCTGAGAATGACGTGGTTGAGGGGATAGTTATTATGCGTAAAGGTGAAAATCCCGGTGCAGTGATTGCCGACTTGAAAGCCAAAGTAAATGAAATTAATAAAAATATACTTCCTAAAGATGTTGAAATAGTACCTTTCTATGATCGCGAGAACTTAGTTAATCTGGCGGTTCACACGGTAATGCATAATCTTATTGAAGGGATGCTGCTGGTTACCTTCATAGTATTGATTTTTATGGCAGACTGGCGGACAACGGTTATAGTTTCCATAGTTATTCCATTAGCACTGTTGTTCGCCTTTATCTGCCTCAACCTCATGGGAATGTCGGCCAACCTGCTCTCCATGGGAGCAATAGACTTTGGTATTATCACTGATGGGGCAGTGGTAATGGTGGAAGGATTGTTTGTCGCCTTGGATGCGCGAGCAAGGGCAGTAGGTATGCCTACGTTTAATCGCATGTCGAAGATGGGATTAATCAGAAACACAGCAAAGCAAAAGGGAAAAGCTGTATTCTTCTCTAAACTGATCATTATCACAGCGCTTCTTCCTATCTTTTCATTCCAGAAGGTTGAAGGAAAAATGTTCTCACCATTGGCGTTCACACTTGGTTTCGCATTGCTCGGAGCATTGATTTTTACGCTGACATTGGTTCCGGTTCTTTCATCCATGCTATTGAAGAAGAACGTCCGTGAGAAAAACAATAAATTTGTTAAGTTCATAAACGAAAAGTTTGCTGCTTTCTTTGAAATATGTTGCCTGCATAAGAAGCTGACAATCATATTGGCTACTGCTATTGCTCTTGCCGGATTGGCATCGTTTACCTTATTAGGTACGGAGTTCCTGCCTCAGCTCAATGAAGGATCTATTTATATTCGTGCAACACTGCCGCAAAGTATATCGCTCAATGAGTCAGTTACTCTTGCAAACAAGATGCGCAAAGAACTTGCTTCCTTTCCTGAAGTGCGGCAAGTGCTTTCACAGACCGGACGTCCTAATGACGGAACAGATGCCACAGGTTTCTACAATATTGAGTTCTTTGTGGATATATATCCTGAGAAAGAGTGGAAGAGCGGATTCACCAAAGCGGAACTTATTGAAAAGATGCAGGAAAAACTTTCTGTGTATCCCGGTACGGACTTTAACTTCTCGCAACCTATTACAGATAATGTGGAAGAGGCTGCCAGTGGGGTAAAAGGTTCAATAGCAGTAAAAGTATTCGGAAAGGATCTCTATAAATCAGAAAAGAAGGCTATTGAGATCAGTAAAATACTATCAACAGTGAAAGGCATTGAGGACTTGGGCGTAATCCGCAATATCGGACAGCCCGAACTCAGAATAGAACTGAATGAAAAGATGCTTGCCCGCTATGGAGTTGCTAAGGAAGATGTACAGTCTATTATAGAAATGGCAATAGGCGGTAAGTCGGCTTCATTGCTTTATGAAGATGAACGAAAATTTAATATTGTTGTCCGATATAGTCCTCAATTCAGAAAAACGGAAGATGAAATAGGCAAGATTCTGGTTCCGGCAATGGATGGATCAATGATTCCGATTAAAGAACTGGCCGAGATACGAACAATAACAGGACCTTTAATTATTTTCCGTGATAACCATGCCCGTTTCTGTGCTGTGAAGTTCTCTGTTCGCGGAAGAGACATGGGAACTGCTGTGGCCGAGGCACAAAGAAAAGTAAAAGCTTCCGTTCATTTACCTGACGGCTACTCACTTAAATGGACCGGTGATTTTGAGAATCAGCAACGGGCGTCAAACAGACTTGCTCAGGTGGTTCCTATTAGTATAGCTATTATCTTTATTATTCTTTTCGTACTATTCTCCAATGCCCGTGATGCCGGATTGGTACTACTGAATGTGCCATTTGCAGCCGTTGGTGGTATTGTGGCTTTACTCGTTACACATTTCAATTTTTCGATTTCCGCAGGTATCGGTTTTATAGCTCTTTTTGGTATCTGTATACAAAATGGTGTGATTATGATCTCGGATATAAAGGAGAATATAAAGAAAAAGTATCCGTTGGAGGAGGCTGTGAAGCGGGGAATGCGCTCCAGAATACGGCCTGTTGTTATGACTGCAGCTATGGCGGCTATCGGATTAATGCCTGCTGCCATGAGTCATGGTATAGGTTCAGAGTCTCAGCGTCCGTTGGCAATTGTTATTATTGGCGGGTTAGTAGGGGCAACCTTCTTCACATTATTTGTATTCCCGCTTATGGTTGAGTTGGTGTACAAGAAAATGTTGTATGATGAAAAAGGAAACTTGCATCAAAGACGATTATAATAATTATCTTTGTGATAATATAATCTAAAAAAATATGGCCAGAATAATTTTGGTTGAGGATGAAATAAACATAGCTTCTTTTATTGAAAGAGGGCTAATTGAATTCGGACATGAAGTTTGTGTTGCTCATGATGGTGCTGAGGCCTGGGAGCTAATTCGTAAGGATAAGTTTCAGTTGTTGATTCTTGATATCATTATGCCTGGAATGAACGGTCTTGAACTGTGCAAACTTTATCGTCAGAATTATGGATTTCAATCTCCTGTAATTATGCTCACAGCTTTAGGAACCACTGAGGATATTGTAAACGGGTTGGAAGCAGGAGCTGATGATTATCTGGTCAAACCTTTCAGTTTTCAGGAGCTGGAGGCCAGAATAAAGGCATTACTTCGCCGTTCAAACGGTGATGAGCTTATAGGCAGCCTTACTTGTGGAGACCTGACTTTGAATTGCGTTACCAGAAAAGCCAGGCGTGGTGAGCTTGAAATGGAACTGACTGTTAAGGAATATCGCTTGCTTGAGTATTTTATGACCCATCAGGGAGTGATGCTTAGCCGCTCTGTTCTTCTGAAAGATGTATGGGACAAGAACTTTGATACAAATACCAATGTGGTAGACGTTTATGTGAATTATCTGCGTACAAAGATAGATAAGTTATTTGATAATAAACTTATTCATACAGTAGTAGGAATGGGATATATTATGGAAGCGCAATAATAGAATCGGATTATGAAAATAGGGCATAAGATAGCTATGTTTTACACTACGGTTACAGTCTGTATTATAACCTTAGTCATTATTGTTTTTTATTTCTTTATGTCCCATTATATAGATAAAGTATTCGATTCATTGTTGGTTGAGAAGGTAAATCTTACAGCGCAGAAACATTGGGAAAAAGATGAAGTGGATTCTCGTACGTATAAAATAATAGAAGAAAAGTATGATGAACTATTGCCTAATGCAGAAGAGCTATTATTTAATACTGACAGTCTTTCACTTGTAAAGGGTACATTAAATGAATACCTTACTCCTAAGCAGGTGAATAGTTTGCTGACAGGTTCATTAATTCATTTTAAATACGATGATCAGGTCGGAGTTGCTTTATATTATCCCGATAATCAGGGTAATTTTATTGCAATTGTTTTATCTCAGAATACTTATGGAGAAAGAATTCATCAGCACTTATGGATACTGATGATTCTGCTTTTGCTTCTTAGTTCTGTATTGATATACATAACCGGACGTGTATATTCCAGCAGAATACTTGCACCGTTGCACCAGATACTTGACGAACTGAAAAGAATTCGTGGTAATAATCTGAAAATGCGCTTAAAAACATCCTCCAATAAAGATGAGCTGGATCAGCTTACCAGCACGCTGAATGAAATGCTTGACAGGCTTGATTCTGCTTTCCAGTCTGAGAAGTCATTTATATCCAATGCTTCTCATGAATTGAACAACCCCATAACTGCCATTCAGGGAGAATGTGAAATTACCTTGCTAAAGAAACGCTCTGTAGCTGAATATCAAAAGGCACTTGAACGTATTTTTACTGAAAGTAAACGAATATCTCAGCTAACAAGGAATTTATTGTTTCTTTCACATCAGGACGAGGAACTTCTTAAAAATTCAGTGGAAACAGTTTATCTGAATGATCTGATACAGCAATTGATTGATAATAATGAGCGAATTAATTATTCAGTAGAAAAGCCGGAAGAACAGTTTAAGATTAATGCAAATCCCTACCTCTTAAGGGTTGCCATTCTGAACATTATAAACAATGCCTGCAAATACTCCAAGGATGCGGTTGATGTAAGACTATTCAAGTCTGAAGAAAATATTATTGTCGAGATTAAGGACTATGGGATTGGAATACCAAAGGATGAAATAAGCAAGATCTTTCAGTCTTTCTATCGGGCTACAAATACAAGAGCCTATTCCGGTAATGGAATAGGCCTAAGTTTGTCATTTAAAATCTTCTCTATCTATGGAGGTAAGATTGATATCGTTTCGGAATTAAATAAGTATACTAAGTTTTCCGTTATCTTTTCATGTAATCAGCTTTCCCACGAATCTTTCTGAATAGCTTGAAATTCAGCACATCCAGTGGTTGTATAATATCGAAGAGGGGAAGAGTCAGATAATATTTTTTTTCACCAAAGTCAGCGGCTGTCTGGTTTATAATAATTGCTTGCATAACGTAACGAAGGATGTATGCAAGTATTGCAATACCCAGAACAATCCATTGCATATTGATGGCGCCTACTACAATTGCTGCAATTGTTGCAGTGATGAAAAGTAAACGTGATGTAGTCTCGAATCCCATCCAGTATCTCTGCAATCCATGATAATAGTGCGAAGTAGCAAGGTAACTAACCTTTTCTTCTTTCCAGCTTTTAAAGCTGTATGCCGGTTCCATTCTGATAACTGCATTGGGAGATGTTTCTACTCTGGTATTAAAAGGAGTAGCAACTTCATTGATAAACAAGTCATCGTCGCCACGTTGCAGATTC harbors:
- a CDS encoding CusA/CzcA family heavy metal efflux RND transporter, which produces MHKFIDNIIAFSLKNKFFIFFCVTIAVIAGVVSFKNTPVDAFPDVSNTKVTIITQWPGRSAEEVEKFITIPLEISMNSVQKKTDIRSTTLFGLSVINVMFDDHVDDNFARQQVFNLIGDADLPDGVKPNVQPISGPTGEIFRYTLRSKTRDARELKTIQDWVIERNIRSVPGVADIVSFGGEVKTFEVSVNPNQLRNYGITSLELYNAIAKSNINVGGDVITKSSQAYVVRGIGLINNLDEIRNIVVKNVKGTPILVRHLADVHESYLPRLGQVGRLAENDVVEGIVIMRKGENPGAVIADLKAKVNEINKNILPKDVEIVPFYDRENLVNLAVHTVMHNLIEGMLLVTFIVLIFMADWRTTVIVSIVIPLALLFAFICLNLMGMSANLLSMGAIDFGIITDGAVVMVEGLFVALDARARAVGMPTFNRMSKMGLIRNTAKQKGKAVFFSKLIIITALLPIFSFQKVEGKMFSPLAFTLGFALLGALIFTLTLVPVLSSMLLKKNVREKNNKFVKFINEKFAAFFEICCLHKKLTIILATAIALAGLASFTLLGTEFLPQLNEGSIYIRATLPQSISLNESVTLANKMRKELASFPEVRQVLSQTGRPNDGTDATGFYNIEFFVDIYPEKEWKSGFTKAELIEKMQEKLSVYPGTDFNFSQPITDNVEEAASGVKGSIAVKVFGKDLYKSEKKAIEISKILSTVKGIEDLGVIRNIGQPELRIELNEKMLARYGVAKEDVQSIIEMAIGGKSASLLYEDERKFNIVVRYSPQFRKTEDEIGKILVPAMDGSMIPIKELAEIRTITGPLIIFRDNHARFCAVKFSVRGRDMGTAVAEAQRKVKASVHLPDGYSLKWTGDFENQQRASNRLAQVVPISIAIIFIILFVLFSNARDAGLVLLNVPFAAVGGIVALLVTHFNFSISAGIGFIALFGICIQNGVIMISDIKENIKKKYPLEEAVKRGMRSRIRPVVMTAAMAAIGLMPAAMSHGIGSESQRPLAIVIIGGLVGATFFTLFVFPLMVELVYKKMLYDEKGNLHQRRL
- a CDS encoding response regulator transcription factor is translated as MARIILVEDEINIASFIERGLIEFGHEVCVAHDGAEAWELIRKDKFQLLILDIIMPGMNGLELCKLYRQNYGFQSPVIMLTALGTTEDIVNGLEAGADDYLVKPFSFQELEARIKALLRRSNGDELIGSLTCGDLTLNCVTRKARRGELEMELTVKEYRLLEYFMTHQGVMLSRSVLLKDVWDKNFDTNTNVVDVYVNYLRTKIDKLFDNKLIHTVVGMGYIMEAQ
- a CDS encoding HAMP domain-containing sensor histidine kinase; its protein translation is MKIGHKIAMFYTTVTVCIITLVIIVFYFFMSHYIDKVFDSLLVEKVNLTAQKHWEKDEVDSRTYKIIEEKYDELLPNAEELLFNTDSLSLVKGTLNEYLTPKQVNSLLTGSLIHFKYDDQVGVALYYPDNQGNFIAIVLSQNTYGERIHQHLWILMILLLLLSSVLIYITGRVYSSRILAPLHQILDELKRIRGNNLKMRLKTSSNKDELDQLTSTLNEMLDRLDSAFQSEKSFISNASHELNNPITAIQGECEITLLKKRSVAEYQKALERIFTESKRISQLTRNLLFLSHQDEELLKNSVETVYLNDLIQQLIDNNERINYSVEKPEEQFKINANPYLLRVAILNIINNACKYSKDAVDVRLFKSEENIIVEIKDYGIGIPKDEISKIFQSFYRATNTRAYSGNGIGLSLSFKIFSIYGGKIDIVSELNKYTKFSVIFSCNQLSHESF